The following proteins come from a genomic window of Nostoc sp. ATCC 53789:
- a CDS encoding ribonuclease H-like domain-containing protein: protein MTLQDFQVSDRDLSDAALGQYLESTAIAVDTETMGLLPQRDRLCLVQLCNLEGKVTVIRIAKGQTEAPNLKKLFEAANVVKVFHFARFDIATLRANLGIQVSPVFCTKIASKLARTYTNRHGLKDVVQELEKVELDKSSQSSDWGNAISLSEAQLSYAANDVRYLLSVQQKLTEMLKREERWEIAQECFEFLPTIVSLDLLQFKDLFEH from the coding sequence ATGACATTACAAGATTTTCAGGTAAGCGATCGCGATCTCAGTGACGCGGCCCTTGGACAGTATTTAGAATCGACAGCGATCGCAGTTGACACAGAAACGATGGGATTATTGCCACAGCGCGATCGCTTGTGTCTTGTCCAGCTGTGCAACCTAGAAGGGAAAGTCACTGTAATTCGCATAGCCAAAGGACAAACTGAGGCCCCAAATTTAAAAAAACTCTTCGAAGCGGCCAATGTTGTAAAAGTGTTTCACTTTGCTCGCTTTGACATTGCCACTTTGCGCGCCAATCTGGGGATTCAGGTTAGCCCTGTTTTTTGCACCAAAATTGCTAGTAAGTTAGCCCGTACTTACACAAATCGCCACGGACTCAAAGATGTGGTGCAAGAGTTAGAAAAAGTAGAACTAGATAAAAGCTCTCAAAGTTCTGATTGGGGTAACGCCATTAGCTTATCTGAAGCTCAACTTAGTTATGCTGCCAATGATGTGCGTTATTTACTTAGTGTGCAGCAGAAATTAACAGAAATGCTCAAACGAGAAGAACGCTGGGAAATTGCTCAAGAATGTTTTGAATTTTTGCCAACGATAGTTTCTTTAGATTTATTGCAATTTAAGGATTTATTTGAACATTAG
- a CDS encoding DUF5340 domain-containing protein: MEQIPLPSPIHYELILQLLERQTMLAVNDNPDLRHQVNQLIITLRKAAVQQKRLEEICEFSSVTVDHRWSINHHNESKVVAPD; the protein is encoded by the coding sequence ATGGAGCAAATTCCTTTACCTTCACCTATTCACTACGAACTTATACTTCAACTTTTAGAAAGACAAACTATGTTAGCGGTTAATGATAATCCAGATTTACGACATCAGGTAAATCAACTAATTATTACTCTCCGTAAAGCTGCGGTACAACAAAAACGACTAGAAGAAATTTGCGAGTTTTCCTCTGTAACTGTCGATCACCGTTGGTCAATCAACCATCATAACGAGAGCAAAGTTGTTGCCCCCGATTGA
- a CDS encoding NACHT domain-containing NTPase, producing MTSQGLRASPEGIRAAKTALTDKTWSQHKLAIALGITRQPVSKFFAGESVSRSCFVQICQQLGLSWQKVAGLPENVAFEVTTKTQIKGTDLDTLVREVRQKRQEKIQDQCNTVQMLDISQTVQLMDIYTNTNVLEEIVSLQWQEISDLLKDLKSESAFNQLGGYNRQRRLPGLEAVLRHSKLMVLGKPGSGKTIFLQYLAIECNKSDFQPNRIATFIRMKEFAEDVKNDSEFNLLNYIIQDFINCGVEKESTKTLLTEGKLLILLDGLDEVPAEKAEQLTIEIRRLTQTFYKNKFVISCRIAAQKYRFQGFTEVELEDFDQGQIEFFAKNWFVGVALKSKEDGEAIGNLFINQLHLPENQHIRELAVTPLLLHLICLVFQVKNQFPVNPAKLYEQALNILLVRWDEVRGIKRDRVAYNLTLASKKKLIFQLAAITFEQKKYFFEQENILQLIADYLEPIQNLNSDATECQLDNETLLKAIEVQNGLLVERARGIYSFSHLTFQEYFTARKIVESYQDYDCNNLVNHITERHWRQVFLLTVSMLPNANGILQLMKQKVDLLLADDEKLQYFLTWLHQKSSSVSSSYKAAGVRAFYLVCVERSSCICSRHNAFVYTSGYDLECALVGNITFNAELVLDEFLFSTVACIHDLDFAFEHTLNDALDHAYALVIAFDKAIEVVVDLKFKQVLQELKKQLPKIDSNPEQFRDWWKAKSKIWGEQLRDMLIKHRHIGYDWQFNEQQKELLQKYYYGNKLLVDCLNIAADVTPIVRHEIEETLLLAIADIEKLRNSSNIR from the coding sequence ATGACAAGCCAAGGACTCAGAGCATCACCAGAAGGTATAAGGGCAGCAAAAACAGCTTTAACAGACAAAACTTGGAGTCAGCATAAATTAGCAATAGCTTTAGGCATTACACGTCAACCAGTTTCCAAATTTTTTGCAGGTGAGTCAGTTTCCCGATCTTGTTTTGTGCAAATTTGCCAACAGCTAGGGTTGTCTTGGCAAAAGGTTGCTGGTTTACCTGAAAATGTGGCGTTTGAGGTAACTACTAAGACGCAAATCAAAGGTACTGACCTTGATACACTGGTGCGGGAAGTGCGTCAAAAGCGCCAAGAGAAAATCCAAGACCAATGCAATACTGTGCAAATGTTGGACATTTCCCAGACAGTCCAACTGATGGATATTTACACCAATACTAACGTCTTAGAGGAGATAGTAAGCCTGCAATGGCAAGAAATTTCTGACCTGTTGAAAGACTTGAAATCTGAATCAGCCTTTAATCAACTTGGAGGATACAACCGTCAGAGAAGATTACCAGGGTTGGAAGCAGTATTAAGGCACTCAAAACTGATGGTGCTGGGTAAACCAGGGTCAGGTAAAACTATATTTTTACAATATCTAGCGATTGAGTGTAACAAAAGCGATTTTCAGCCAAACCGCATCGCAACTTTTATTAGGATGAAAGAATTTGCTGAAGATGTCAAAAATGATAGTGAATTCAATCTATTAAACTACATCATCCAAGATTTTATCAATTGCGGTGTTGAAAAGGAATCAACTAAAACTCTTCTGACAGAAGGAAAACTGCTGATTTTGCTAGATGGATTAGATGAAGTGCCAGCAGAAAAGGCAGAACAATTAACAATCGAAATTCGGAGACTTACCCAAACTTTTTACAAAAATAAGTTTGTTATTAGCTGTCGGATTGCTGCCCAGAAATATAGATTTCAGGGATTTACTGAAGTTGAGTTAGAAGACTTTGACCAAGGACAAATAGAATTTTTTGCCAAAAATTGGTTTGTTGGAGTTGCTCTTAAGTCTAAAGAAGATGGGGAAGCAATAGGAAATTTATTTATTAATCAGCTTCATCTACCAGAAAATCAGCATATCCGAGAATTGGCCGTCACTCCCTTACTGCTGCATTTGATTTGCTTAGTGTTTCAAGTAAAAAATCAATTTCCCGTAAATCCAGCCAAGTTATATGAGCAAGCACTGAACATTTTGTTGGTCAGATGGGATGAAGTCAGAGGAATTAAACGCGATCGCGTTGCTTATAATTTGACTCTAGCAAGTAAGAAAAAACTGATTTTTCAACTTGCAGCTATCACTTTTGAGCAAAAAAAATACTTTTTTGAGCAAGAAAATATCCTGCAACTTATTGCTGACTATCTTGAACCCATACAAAATCTTAACTCCGATGCAACTGAATGCCAGTTAGATAATGAAACACTGCTAAAAGCAATTGAGGTACAGAATGGGTTATTGGTGGAAAGGGCACGGGGAATTTACTCTTTTTCTCATCTGACATTTCAAGAGTATTTCACGGCTCGAAAAATTGTTGAAAGTTACCAAGACTATGATTGTAACAATCTCGTCAATCATATAACTGAAAGGCACTGGCGGCAAGTATTTTTACTAACTGTTAGTATGTTGCCAAATGCTAACGGAATACTACAGTTGATGAAACAAAAAGTTGATTTGCTATTGGCTGACGACGAAAAATTACAGTATTTTTTAACCTGGCTGCATCAAAAATCTAGTTCAGTTTCTAGTAGTTACAAAGCAGCAGGTGTTCGTGCTTTTTATCTCGTTTGCGTTGAGCGAAGCTCTTGCATTTGCAGTAGACATAATGCTTTTGTCTATACCTCTGGTTATGACCTTGAGTGCGCTCTTGTAGGTAACATCACCTTTAATGCAGAGCTTGTATTAGATGAGTTTTTATTCAGTACTGTTGCCTGTATTCACGATCTTGACTTTGCCTTTGAGCATACCCTCAACGATGCCCTCGATCATGCTTATGCCCTTGTTATTGCCTTTGATAAAGCTATTGAGGTTGTTGTTGATCTTAAATTTAAGCAAGTGTTGCAAGAACTCAAGAAACAATTACCAAAAATAGATAGTAATCCAGAGCAGTTTAGGGACTGGTGGAAAGCTAAAAGTAAAATTTGGGGTGAACAATTAAGAGATATGCTAATTAAGCATCGCCATATTGGTTATGATTGGCAGTTCAACGAACAGCAAAAAGAATTGCTCCAAAAATATTATTATGGTAATAAATTACTAGTTGATTGCCTCAATATTGCGGCTGATGTAACTCCAATAGTGCGGCACGAGATTGAAGAAACATTATTATTAGCGATCGCAGATATTGAAAAACTACGTAATTCCTCTAATATTCGCTGA
- a CDS encoding translation initiation factor codes for MSSSNSKSSDKSFVYREFGNDNSAATERPIPELPPQQQNLKVQASRKGRKGKTVTVVSGFQAKPETLADLVKQLKTQCGTGGTLKDNEIEIQGEHKQKIAEILTKLGYKAKISGG; via the coding sequence ATGTCTTCTTCCAATTCTAAATCTTCTGACAAAAGCTTCGTCTACCGCGAATTTGGTAACGACAACTCCGCCGCCACAGAAAGACCAATTCCAGAACTGCCCCCACAACAACAAAATCTTAAAGTACAAGCTTCCCGCAAAGGACGCAAAGGCAAAACTGTCACAGTGGTTAGCGGTTTTCAAGCTAAACCAGAAACCTTGGCAGATTTAGTAAAGCAGTTGAAGACCCAGTGTGGGACAGGTGGGACACTTAAAGATAACGAAATTGAAATTCAGGGCGAACACAAACAGAAAATTGCCGAGATTTTGACCAAGCTAGGTTATAAAGCCAAAATTAGCGGTGGCTAA
- a CDS encoding CAP domain-containing protein, translating to MFRQTAFGIALSALVLASGLTTVPIPNHPSTNTSTRNKLLSLFSSQVAISTPTFKTTELEKSVFEQINRYRAAKGLPKLTLNANITRQARIHSQNMAKGKTPFSHQGFEGRVKAVPIRYNSAAENVAFNRGYSNPVEEAVTGWINSPGHLKNLKGNYNLTGIGVATNNQGEVYLTQIFFRTR from the coding sequence ATGTTCCGACAAACTGCTTTTGGCATCGCTTTAAGTGCGCTTGTCCTTGCTAGTGGATTAACGACTGTTCCGATACCAAATCATCCTTCTACGAATACATCCACCCGTAATAAGCTGTTGTCGCTTTTTTCCAGTCAGGTTGCAATATCGACTCCTACTTTTAAAACTACTGAGCTAGAAAAATCAGTTTTTGAGCAAATTAATCGATATCGGGCTGCTAAAGGACTGCCAAAGTTGACCCTGAATGCAAATATTACTCGACAGGCAAGAATTCATAGTCAGAATATGGCTAAGGGGAAAACCCCATTTAGCCATCAGGGATTTGAAGGCAGAGTCAAAGCTGTTCCTATTCGCTACAACAGTGCGGCGGAAAATGTTGCTTTTAACCGGGGATATAGCAACCCCGTAGAGGAAGCTGTTACTGGTTGGATCAACAGTCCCGGACATCTAAAGAATCTGAAAGGAAATTACAACCTGACTGGAATTGGCGTTGCTACTAATAATCAAGGCGAAGTCTACCTAACACAAATCTTTTTTCGCACTAGGTAG
- the trpC gene encoding indole-3-glycerol phosphate synthase TrpC, whose translation MQIRRRSPNPAIAVSMLRYQAAVPDSAPNNILEEIVWQKEVEYDLMREKVPLQELRKQVLTAPPTHDFVAALRQGKTKPALIAEVKKASPSKGVFREDFDPVAIAQSYQQGGASCLSVLTDVKFFQGSFENLAKIRAAVDLPLLCKEFIIYAYQIYLARIHGADAILLIAAILSDQDLKYFLKIANNLKMAALIEVHSLAELDRVLALDGVSLVGINNRNLEDFSVDLQTTCQLLAARGSQLQEKNILVVSESGLHNPDDLSLVLTAGASAVLIGESLVKQPDPGAAIASILPKNF comes from the coding sequence ATGCAAATCCGTCGTCGTTCCCCTAACCCAGCTATTGCTGTATCGATGTTACGTTACCAGGCTGCCGTACCTGATTCAGCGCCAAACAACATTTTGGAAGAAATTGTCTGGCAGAAAGAAGTAGAATATGACCTGATGCGGGAAAAGGTTCCTTTACAAGAATTGCGAAAGCAGGTACTGACTGCGCCGCCAACCCATGATTTTGTCGCTGCTTTGCGCCAAGGCAAGACTAAACCAGCACTGATTGCCGAAGTTAAAAAAGCTTCACCAAGTAAAGGCGTTTTTCGAGAAGATTTTGACCCAGTAGCGATCGCCCAATCTTATCAGCAAGGTGGTGCTAGTTGTCTTTCCGTGCTAACCGATGTCAAGTTCTTTCAAGGTAGTTTTGAAAACTTAGCCAAGATTCGGGCTGCTGTAGATTTGCCCTTATTATGCAAAGAGTTTATCATTTATGCTTACCAAATATACTTGGCGCGGATTCACGGTGCAGATGCTATTTTGTTGATTGCGGCTATCCTGAGCGATCAAGATTTGAAATACTTCCTCAAAATTGCTAACAACTTGAAAATGGCAGCCTTGATTGAAGTCCATAGCTTGGCAGAACTTGACCGTGTGTTAGCCTTGGATGGTGTCTCCTTAGTAGGAATCAATAATCGCAATTTGGAAGATTTCTCTGTTGACCTGCAAACTACTTGCCAACTTTTAGCTGCAAGGGGTAGCCAATTGCAGGAGAAAAACATCCTTGTTGTCAGTGAGTCAGGACTACACAACCCAGATGATTTGAGTTTAGTGCTTACAGCAGGTGCATCTGCTGTACTCATTGGAGAGTCTTTGGTAAAACAACCAGATCCCGGCGCTGCGATCGCCAGTATATTACCGAAAAATTTCTGA
- the trpB gene encoding tryptophan synthase subunit beta translates to MTTTPLSPSSTAQVPDALGRFGRFGGKYVPETLMPALAELETAYQQYRNDPGFQAELQQLLRDYVGRATPLYFAERLTANYARPDRTGPQIYLKREDLNHTGAHKINNALGQVLLAKRMGKQRIIAETGAGQHGVATATVCARFGLECVIYMGVHDMERQSLNVFRMRLMGAEVRPVEAGTGTLKDATSEAIRDWVTNVETTHYILGSVAGPHPYPMMVRDFHAVIGQETRAQAMEKWGTLPDILLACVGGGSNAMGLFYEFINEPSIRFIGVEAAGEGVNTEKHAATLTKGRVGVLHGAMSYLLQDEDGQIIEAHSISAGLDYPGVGPEHSYLKDTGRAEYYSVTDAEALEAFQRLSKLEGIIPALETAHAIAYLETLCPQLSGSPRIVINCSGRGDKDVQTVAKLLDPA, encoded by the coding sequence GTGACTACCACTCCCCTCTCTCCAAGTTCAACTGCTCAGGTTCCCGATGCGTTAGGTCGCTTTGGACGCTTCGGCGGTAAGTATGTACCTGAAACGCTGATGCCTGCCCTTGCTGAATTAGAAACAGCTTATCAGCAATACCGCAATGACCCTGGTTTTCAAGCAGAATTACAGCAGTTGTTACGGGATTATGTGGGACGCGCCACACCATTGTATTTCGCGGAACGCCTGACTGCTAATTATGCGCGACCCGATCGCACTGGGCCACAAATTTATCTAAAGCGCGAAGATTTAAATCATACAGGCGCTCACAAAATCAATAATGCCCTTGGTCAGGTTTTGTTAGCGAAACGCATGGGTAAGCAACGGATTATTGCCGAAACTGGTGCTGGACAACATGGAGTTGCGACAGCCACAGTTTGCGCTCGTTTTGGGCTGGAATGCGTAATTTATATGGGCGTTCATGATATGGAACGCCAATCTTTAAATGTTTTCAGAATGCGGTTGATGGGTGCAGAAGTGCGTCCGGTGGAAGCGGGAACTGGAACCCTAAAAGATGCCACTTCGGAAGCAATCCGCGATTGGGTAACAAATGTGGAAACAACTCACTACATCCTCGGTTCAGTAGCAGGGCCCCATCCCTACCCGATGATGGTACGTGATTTTCATGCAGTAATCGGCCAAGAAACTCGCGCCCAAGCAATGGAAAAGTGGGGCACACTGCCTGATATTCTCTTGGCTTGTGTGGGTGGTGGTTCCAATGCAATGGGACTATTCTATGAGTTTATTAATGAGCCTTCTATACGGTTCATTGGGGTTGAGGCAGCCGGAGAAGGTGTTAATACCGAAAAACACGCAGCAACTTTGACAAAAGGACGGGTTGGTGTATTGCACGGAGCAATGAGCTATCTATTACAAGATGAGGATGGGCAAATCATTGAGGCGCACTCAATTAGCGCAGGGTTAGATTATCCCGGTGTGGGACCAGAACATAGCTATTTGAAAGACACTGGTCGCGCTGAATATTATAGTGTGACAGATGCAGAGGCTTTGGAAGCATTCCAGCGATTATCGAAATTGGAAGGGATTATCCCAGCATTAGAAACAGCCCATGCGATCGCATATCTTGAAACCTTATGTCCCCAACTAAGCGGTAGTCCCCGAATTGTAATTAACTGCTCTGGACGCGGTGATAAAGATGTACAAACGGTAGCTAAGTTATTAGATCCAGCGTAA
- a CDS encoding class I SAM-dependent methyltransferase, which translates to MMDQQFQHAMLPQPTHDELALQNFVQSLKKHIFRNISPGNKVVYEKLAKPKFEQEHQRPPENRHEIREVMQHEPYYRWTSALKRINQEILWNAVNTSVDRQLPELIERAKDRGSELGTLTLDPNFQIPNYQKAVDIHCMPGGYHSEFTADDVAAGATYDRGAYLYGLGWLGPLNNDMGLSIVQNYLLPEYPDFRPRKILDMGCSIGNSTLPYADAYPDAEVHAIDVGAPMLRYGHARAEALGKRVHFWQQNAEHTNFPDESFDLVVSHILLHEIPPPAVRKVMQESYRLLAPGGIMLHLEAPLYHHMDVYTQFIFDWETANNNEPFWSAVRDLDLVTLATEAGFAADKTFEKFVPNGAWKAKVTNGLFQNGNSGSLNTWFVVAATK; encoded by the coding sequence ATGATGGATCAACAATTCCAACACGCTATGCTACCACAACCCACTCATGATGAGTTGGCACTTCAAAACTTTGTGCAAAGTCTGAAAAAGCATATTTTCAGGAATATTTCTCCTGGCAATAAAGTAGTTTATGAAAAACTAGCCAAGCCGAAGTTTGAACAAGAACATCAGCGTCCTCCCGAAAATCGCCATGAAATTCGGGAAGTAATGCAGCATGAACCCTACTACCGATGGACTAGTGCCCTCAAGCGCATCAACCAGGAAATATTATGGAATGCTGTAAATACCAGTGTTGACAGACAACTGCCAGAATTGATTGAGCGTGCCAAAGATCGTGGTAGTGAACTGGGTACTTTAACCCTCGACCCAAATTTTCAAATACCTAATTATCAAAAAGCTGTAGACATTCACTGTATGCCTGGAGGATATCACAGCGAATTCACTGCTGATGATGTAGCTGCTGGCGCAACCTACGATCGCGGCGCTTACCTTTATGGTCTTGGTTGGTTGGGGCCGCTGAATAATGATATGGGGCTATCTATAGTCCAAAACTACCTTCTGCCAGAGTATCCAGACTTTCGACCCAGAAAAATTCTTGATATGGGATGTTCTATTGGTAATAGCACATTACCCTACGCAGATGCTTACCCAGATGCAGAAGTCCATGCCATCGATGTCGGCGCACCCATGTTGCGTTACGGTCATGCAAGAGCCGAAGCATTAGGCAAACGGGTACACTTCTGGCAGCAAAATGCTGAACATACTAACTTTCCAGATGAATCATTTGACTTAGTGGTTTCTCATATTTTGCTGCATGAAATTCCCCCGCCAGCCGTCCGTAAAGTCATGCAAGAGTCTTATCGTCTACTGGCTCCCGGTGGAATCATGCTCCATCTGGAAGCACCCTTGTATCATCACATGGATGTTTATACACAGTTCATTTTTGATTGGGAAACCGCTAACAACAACGAACCCTTCTGGAGTGCAGTACGCGATCTGGATTTGGTGACGCTAGCTACTGAGGCTGGTTTTGCAGCAGATAAGACATTTGAGAAGTTTGTCCCTAATGGGGCATGGAAAGCAAAAGTAACTAATGGTCTTTTTCAAAATGGTAACTCAGGCAGCCTAAACACTTGGTTTGTTGTTGCTGCAACGAAGTAA
- a CDS encoding carbonic anhydrase, giving the protein MKYNSIDELFRNNQAWVAEKLAIDPTYFQELSKGQTPPFLYIGCSDSRLPLTNLTRTEPGELFVHRNIANQVSLTDINFLAVLEYAILHLKVEHIIVCGHYDCGGIKAALEGRTIGILDNWVNPIRELYLHKQEEIDALSTREERLNRLAEINVVAQVKNLYQTSIMRQALYERKAPMVHGWVLDIRTGLIKDLNVSTVQWQLHICPLLLEFRLYAMLKNET; this is encoded by the coding sequence ATGAAATATAACAGCATTGATGAACTCTTCAGAAATAATCAGGCTTGGGTTGCAGAGAAATTAGCTATAGATCCAACTTACTTTCAAGAATTATCTAAGGGACAAACACCACCTTTTCTATACATCGGGTGTTCTGATAGTCGTTTACCCTTAACAAACCTTACTCGTACAGAACCAGGAGAATTATTTGTTCATCGTAATATTGCGAATCAAGTTTCTCTAACGGATATAAACTTTTTAGCCGTTTTAGAATACGCAATTTTACATCTTAAGGTGGAACATATTATCGTTTGCGGTCACTACGACTGCGGAGGAATCAAAGCGGCTTTAGAAGGGAGAACCATCGGAATACTGGATAACTGGGTAAATCCGATTCGGGAACTGTATTTACACAAACAAGAAGAAATTGATGCCTTATCAACCAGAGAAGAACGTCTGAATCGTTTGGCAGAAATAAATGTAGTGGCGCAAGTGAAAAATCTCTACCAAACTTCTATCATGCGTCAGGCACTCTATGAGCGAAAAGCGCCTATGGTTCATGGTTGGGTACTAGATATACGCACTGGCTTAATCAAAGATTTGAATGTCTCAACTGTGCAATGGCAGTTACACATCTGCCCTTTGCTTCTAGAGTTTAGACTCTATGCAATGTTAAAAAATGAAACCTAA
- a CDS encoding YqaE/Pmp3 family membrane protein: MDLVRLLCAIFVPPLGVFLQVGFGIDFWINIVLTLFGYIPGIIHAVWIIAKK; encoded by the coding sequence ATGGATTTAGTTCGGCTTTTGTGTGCCATTTTTGTACCGCCTTTGGGAGTTTTTTTACAAGTAGGTTTTGGTATAGACTTTTGGATTAATATAGTTCTGACGCTTTTTGGTTACATTCCTGGAATTATTCATGCAGTATGGATAATTGCTAAGAAATAA
- a CDS encoding CAP domain-containing protein — MIKRTIYGVALGTIVLSSGAIATPVTNSTFTPVSSSISSDAFKIAASSINTAAVEQSVFNQINSYRTSQRLPALTRNSAIDNQARIHSQNMASGKVPFGHTGFSERIKAVGISYTSAGENVAYNQGYTDPATKAVQGWLNSPGHLANIKGNFNKTGIGVASTSTGKVYFTQIFFR, encoded by the coding sequence ATGATTAAAAGAACAATCTACGGGGTCGCTTTAGGCACTATTGTCTTAAGTAGCGGAGCGATCGCTACTCCTGTAACAAATTCAACTTTTACACCAGTGTCTTCATCTATATCAAGTGATGCTTTCAAAATTGCAGCATCTAGTATCAATACTGCTGCTGTAGAGCAATCGGTTTTCAACCAAATTAATAGCTACAGAACTTCCCAAAGGCTACCAGCACTGACTCGTAATTCTGCTATCGATAATCAAGCTAGGATTCATAGTCAGAATATGGCTAGTGGGAAAGTTCCTTTTGGACATACAGGATTTTCAGAGCGTATTAAAGCAGTCGGTATTTCTTACACATCTGCTGGTGAAAATGTTGCTTACAACCAAGGATATACTGACCCTGCGACGAAAGCCGTTCAAGGCTGGCTTAACAGCCCAGGGCATCTAGCCAACATCAAAGGCAATTTTAATAAGACGGGGATTGGTGTCGCCAGCACTAGTACAGGCAAAGTCTACTTCACACAGATTTTCTTTCGCTGA
- a CDS encoding protein rep: protein MSVQASDSNFIAFNISSQDKFQKNQNLQSLSEVSPIGKIWDKHRANTDKVLYYYAKADEHYFHQYAWRMKICSELLKFQLLPDESEGILKLKLSDARFCRVRHCPVCQWRRSLMWKARAYKILPQVVTDYPKYRWLFVTLTVKNCQIEELRENLDSINKAFKRLTELKAWPAKGWVKSTEVTKGKDGVSAHPHLHILAMVPPSYFSHGYLSHAKWVALWQQCLRIDYQPVVHTSAIAKHHNPSLLIPEILKYQVKESDLVGNGEWFLELTRQLHKSRAIAVGGILRQYMRELEEKNQDLIDESEETDEVDGESLYFRWERKLQRFNIE, encoded by the coding sequence GTGTCTGTTCAAGCCTCAGACAGCAACTTTATTGCTTTTAATATATCGTCTCAAGATAAGTTTCAGAAAAATCAAAACTTACAAAGTTTATCCGAAGTTTCGCCTATAGGGAAAATTTGGGATAAGCACAGAGCTAATACTGATAAAGTTTTGTATTATTACGCCAAAGCAGACGAACATTATTTTCACCAGTATGCTTGGCGGATGAAAATATGTTCCGAGTTGCTGAAATTTCAATTATTACCAGACGAATCGGAAGGTATTCTCAAGTTAAAGTTATCCGATGCCCGATTTTGTAGAGTTCGTCACTGTCCGGTTTGTCAGTGGCGGCGATCGCTAATGTGGAAAGCAAGAGCTTACAAAATTCTCCCACAGGTTGTCACTGATTACCCCAAGTACCGTTGGCTATTTGTCACCTTGACTGTAAAAAATTGCCAGATTGAGGAACTTAGGGAAAACTTGGATTCGATAAATAAAGCTTTTAAGCGATTGACTGAATTGAAAGCATGGCCTGCGAAAGGTTGGGTGAAGTCTACAGAAGTTACCAAAGGTAAAGATGGAGTCTCAGCACATCCGCATTTACATATTTTGGCAATGGTGCCGCCTTCGTATTTCAGTCATGGCTATCTATCTCATGCCAAATGGGTAGCGTTATGGCAACAGTGCTTACGGATTGATTACCAGCCTGTTGTTCATACTAGCGCGATCGCTAAACATCATAACCCATCACTACTTATTCCAGAAATTCTCAAGTATCAGGTAAAAGAGTCAGATTTGGTGGGTAATGGAGAATGGTTTTTAGAGTTAACCCGTCAACTGCATAAAAGTAGAGCGATCGCTGTTGGGGGTATACTCAGGCAGTATATGCGCGAATTAGAGGAGAAAAACCAAGACCTCATTGATGAAAGTGAAGAGACAGACGAGGTGGATGGAGAAAGTTTGTATTTCCGATGGGAGCGCAAGTTACAAAGATTTAATATAGAGTGA
- a CDS encoding response regulator transcription factor, with protein MVMITATTPKILIVDDDFGVRNLVHRFLSRKYQIEAAADGKTALSMFEQFNPALVILDWNLPDVNGYSLCQEMQSRTNVLVLILTSRTDEADKIKILSAGADDFMTKPFSLAEVEVRIEALLRRIRYINPSPTQRIIFKQLVINPEGREVILNDKLLALTALEFNILHFLASHPNQAWSRPQLIQKIWGCDYVGDGRVVDVHIGQLRKKMEVDPSVPEFIKTVRGYGYKFEAPDENTSS; from the coding sequence ATGGTTATGATTACCGCTACTACTCCTAAAATTCTGATTGTTGATGACGACTTCGGCGTGAGAAATCTCGTTCATCGTTTTTTGAGTCGGAAATATCAAATAGAGGCAGCAGCAGATGGTAAGACTGCCTTATCGATGTTTGAGCAATTCAACCCAGCCTTAGTAATTCTGGATTGGAATTTGCCAGATGTTAATGGTTATAGCCTTTGTCAAGAAATGCAGAGTCGTACTAATGTTTTAGTGCTGATACTGACTAGTAGGACTGATGAAGCTGATAAAATTAAAATCTTGAGTGCAGGTGCTGATGATTTCATGACTAAACCATTTAGTCTTGCAGAAGTAGAAGTTAGAATAGAAGCTCTTTTGAGGCGGATACGCTACATCAACCCTTCGCCAACACAACGAATTATTTTCAAGCAGCTAGTAATTAACCCAGAGGGACGGGAGGTAATATTAAACGATAAGCTTCTCGCTTTAACAGCACTGGAATTCAATATTTTACATTTTTTGGCAAGTCATCCTAATCAGGCTTGGAGTCGCCCACAGTTAATCCAAAAAATCTGGGGTTGCGACTACGTAGGGGATGGCCGGGTGGTTGACGTACATATTGGTCAGCTTCGCAAGAAAATGGAAGTCGATCCTAGCGTACCAGAGTTTATTAAAACTGTGCGGGGCTATGGTTATAAGTTTGAAGCACCCGACGAAAATACTAGTTCCTGA